One Mugil cephalus isolate CIBA_MC_2020 chromosome 12, CIBA_Mcephalus_1.1, whole genome shotgun sequence DNA segment encodes these proteins:
- the mphosph8 gene encoding M-phase phosphoprotein 8 isoform X2 produces the protein MGEDAEQLKYPDKMNHLKQACTMGEKRSYEGERNLIEERSSSGALRLTSNIDSARNEEATPKQKENVPQDCDDPKNSDKMPSSPASTQTEQVAVRKGEKIQEGRNDTSESKNTGFDFSDEREDNGQEDEKEEDKMSDETNYDSSSKMSLNTYYSDQTCDAVMTKGDDEGKPKGKAKKRRFPKEANKSSDEEEDVVDRNSDGTGQVPPEHCTDDMVKTRSRQRRKVMENRQPTRSSLRTCKKVLPTPPSKTDEEKKEPCKKHFCLYCKMAFTQLGKHLERKHAEETDVAHAIHFPKGSKVRQSLLDQIRNKGDYEHNCQVLKSGEGEIVTKKQVKKPAISVRDFLPCQHCFAFYRKADLWRHERSCKARKGDQKSSEKPKRNRCDSPASRLLPMSESLTGGCKEIIHIMHQDDISKHIRNDPLICKYGNALSAKYDHDKSQFAYIAQKMRELGRFVLAVNELDKNIKYLHEICLPSRFELAVEGVKKVSGFDPSSSKFKTISLVSKIGYSLKRAAEIAFGESRMTEDSETESEVKKFIQLLDTKWSECFSRKTLALSLKQEVKKVEVDKSTVTEDLIKLHTFIAKEEDEAMKELKESPTLSTWKKLSEATLADVCLFNRGRVGNIGRLLLQTYTNKKSRGTFLPSADQVRKSTKLELDLGSSFTRLELEGQYGRNMLVLLTERMVLSVDLLVEHREQAGVAKTNPYLFARTEGPSFIRGLDCFRRAAMECGVKNPEALLSSSLREQIASCWQLMSLSEHEMDQVAKLLGMSSQDCCKLSKDASQLEEVSKQLLKMDRTLPNPSSTVKDGPVQKSALKRRPWSEKEQTAVKRYLSDFITKMKVPGKKECNACIAAEPDLGGRSWTDVKNYVHNTLQTVRRRNSQHKSEGDISVSSPKSPKAVEQTTKTHLEDTRVMCNMTTVHPDHLTETSNCLMTMSPPPPTHLRDSSPFAQEMASSFASLCSTSANMVHSNQPLISTFTPLNATDTQVVPTFTPHNTTNALMHPPYSSENNRILPMSPSYTQNATSMPPPSIYAPHDTTVSPMIPSFTPLTPSTSMVPTFTQLNTAPTAHMVPSFSTLNDRSRPIISSFAALNHSSAPVYPTSAPTTAQVVPTIHGPSVPDRAPMGQESAHMSSAGTHAAPPVKPQKRNKRLWSEEEQAAVRRQLGDFCKLVKVPGKKDCDACLAAEPALNSRTWREVKYFVHNSIQSLKRRGHVVASKPSSGGQEPETHNSNTEWDGPVYLSL, from the exons ATGGGAGAAGACGCTGAACAATTGAAGTACCCGGACAAGATGAACCATTTAAAGCAG GCGTGTACTATGGGTGAGAAGAGGTCATATGAAGGAGAGAGGAACTTGATTGAAGAGAGAAGTTCGAGTGGTGCTCTTAGGTTGACTTCTAACATTGACAGTGCAAGAAATGAAGAGGCCACtccaaaacaaaaggagaatgTCCCACAAGATTGTGACGATCCAAAAAATAGCGATAAAATGCCGAGCTCCCCTGCCAGTACTCAAACTGAGCAAGTCGCAGtgaggaaaggggaaaaaatccaaGAAGGAAGGAATGACACATCCGAATCCAAAAATACAGGTTTTGATTTCTCTGACGAGCGGGAAGATAATGGACAGGAAGAcgagaaagaagaagacaagatGTCAGATGAAACGAACTATGATTCATCaagtaaaatgagtttgaaCACTTATTATTCAGATCAAACCTGTGATGCAGTGATGACAAAAGGCGATGACGAAGGGAAACCGAAGGGCAAAGCTAAGAAACGCAGATTCCCCAAGGAAGCAAACAAGTCAAGcgatgaggaagaggatgtgGTGGACAGAAACTCAGATGGTACAGGTCAAGTTCCACCTGAGCACTGCACTGACGACATGGTCAAAACACGATCACGTCAGCGCAGAAAAGTTATGGAGAACAGACAACCAACTCGCTCAAGTCTCAGGACCTGTAAGAAAGTGCTTCCAACACCACCTAGtaaaacagatgaagaaaagaaagagccaTGCAAAAAGCACTTCTGTTTATATTGCAAAATGGCTTTCACTCAACTTGGGAAGCATTTGGAAAGGAAACATGCGGAGGAAACCGATGTTGCCCATGCAATACACTTTCCTAAAGGTTCCAAAGTCAGACAGAGTTTGCTCGACCAAATACGTAATAAAGGAGATTATGAACATAATTGCCAAGTTCTCAAAAGTGGTGAGGGGGAAATTGTGACCAAGAAACAGGTTAAGAAACCTGCCATATCTGTTCGTGATTTCTTGCCTTGTCAGcactgttttgcattttatcGCAAAGCTGATTTGTGGAGACATGAGCGATCATGTAAGGCCAGAAAGGGAGATCAGAAATCCTCTGAAAAACCCAAAAGGAACAGATGTGACAGTCCTGCCTCCCGGCTGCTTCCAATGTCAGAGTCTTTAACTGGAGGCTGCAAGGAAATCATACACATAATGCATCAGGATGACATCTCTAAGCATATCAGAAATGACCCACTTATTTGTAAATATGGCAATGCATTGTCGGCCAAGTATGACCATGACAAGTCTCAGTTTGCTTATATTGCACAGAAGATGAGGGAGTTGGGTAGATTTGTGCTTGCCGTAAATGAGCTTGACAAGAACATAAAGTACTTGCATGAAATATGTCTACCGTCTAGATTTGAATTAGCTGTCGAAGGGGTCAAAAAGGTTAGTGGGTTTGACCCCAGTTCCAGTAAGTTTAAAACGATTTCCCTTGTCTCGAAGATTGGCTACTCTTTGAAACGAGCTGCAGAGATAGCATTTGGAGAAAGTCGCATGACAGAGGACAGTGAAACGgaaagtgaagtgaaaaagTTCATACAGCTTCTTGATACAAAATGGAGCGAGTGTTTTTCTCGCAAAACACTTGCATTATCTCTAAAGCAAGAAGTCAAGAAAGTGGAGGTGGACAAATCAACTGTGACGGAAGATTTGATAAAACTGCACACGTTCAtcgcaaaagaagaagatgaagccATGAAAGAGCTGAAAGAAAGTCCTACTTTGTCCACATGGAAAAAGCTCAGCGAAGCCACATTAGCAGATGTGTGTCTGTTCAATAGAGGAAGAGTAGGAAATATTGGTCGACTGCTCTTGCAAACGTACACTAACAAAAAGAGCAGGGGAACCTTTCTACCCTCTGCAGACCAAGTAAGGAAAAGCACAAAACTGGAGTTGGACCTTGGTTCCAGTTTCACCAGGTTAGAACTAGAAGGTCAGTATGGAAGGAATATGCTGGTTCTACTAACGGAAAGGATGGTTTTGTCTGTCGACTTGCTTGTTGAACACAGAGAACAAGCAGGTGTGGCAAAAACGAATCCATACCTTTTTGCAAGGACCGAAGGGCCGTCCTTCATCAGGGGATTGGATTGTTTCCGAAGGGCTGCCATGGAATGTGGAGTTAAAAACCCGGAAGCGCTTCTGTCCTCGTCGTTACGAGAGCAAATTGCCAGCTGCTGGCAACTAATGAGCCTCAGTGAACATGAAATGGATCAAGTGGCCAAGTTGCTTGGTATGAGCAGCCAAGATTGTTGCAAGCTTTCAAAAGATGCATCCCAACTGGAGGAAGTGAGCAAACAACTACTAAAGATGGATCGAACACTACCAAATCCGTCAAGCACTGTCAAAGATG GACCTGTACAGAAGTCTGCTCTAAAGAGAAGACCTTGGAGCGAAAAGGAGCAGACTGCAGTGAAGCGTTACTTGAGTGACTTCATTACAAAGATGAAGGTTCCAGGCAAAAAGGAGTGCAATGCTTGCATAGCTGCTGAACCAGATCTCGGAGGGAGATCTTGGACAGATGTCAAAAACTATGTACACAACACACTACAGACAGTGCGTAGAAGAAACAGCCAACACAAATCAGAGGGCGACATAAGTGTTTCAAGTCCAAAGAGTCCAAAAGCTGTAGAACaaaccacaaagacacatttgGAAGACACCAGGGTTATGTGTAACATGACAACAGTGCATCCAGATCATCTGACAGAAACTTCAAACTGTTTAATGACAATGTCGCCGCCACCACCAACACATTTGAGAGACTCCTCACCATTCGCCCAAGAAATGGCTTCCAGTTTTGCGTCTTTGTGTTCCACTAGTGCAAACATGGTCCATTCAAACCAGCCACTGATATCTACATTCACTCCACTGAATGCGACTGATACTCAAGTGGTCCCTACGTTTACTCCCCACAACACTACAAACGCACTTATGCATCCTCCATACTCCTCTGAAAACAACAGAATTCTTCCAATGTCTCCGTCATATACGCAAAACGCCACAAGTATGCCACCCCCTTCTATTTATGCACCACACGACACTACGGTTTCACCAATGATTCCTTCTTTTACCCCCCTCACACCAAGTACCTCAATGGTTCCTACTTTCACGCAGTTAAATACTGCACCAACTGCACATATGGTCCCCTCATTCTCAACACTAAACGACAGAAGTAGACCTATCATTTCTTCGTTTGCTGCTCTGAACCATTCAAGTGCACCCGTTTACCCCACAAGCGCCCCTACAACTGCACAGGTTGTCCCAACGATCCATGGACCCAGTGTTCCTGACAGAGCACCAATGGGACAGGAAAGTGCACATATGTCTTCTGCGGGAACTCACGCCGCTCCTCCTGTCAAGCCTCAAAAGAGGAACAAGAGGCTTTGGAGTGAGGAGGAACAGGCAGCGGTGAGGCGTCAGCTCGGAGACTTCTGTAAGCTTGTGAAAGTGCCGGGCAAAAAGGATTGCGACGCTTGTCTAGCTGCCGAACCCGCCCTGAACAGCAGAACGTGGAGGGAAGTCAAATATTTTGTACATAACTCAATTCAGTCACTGAAAAGAAGAGGTCACGTCGTCGCCTCCAAACCGAGTAGTGGAGGACAAGAACCAGAGACACACAATTCAAACACTGAGTGGGATGGTCCTGTTTATCTGTCCCTGTAA